One stretch of Saccharopolyspora erythraea DNA includes these proteins:
- a CDS encoding TIGR01777 family oxidoreductase codes for MGLVHSSMIDAPIDEVFAWHGRPGAITRLTPPWGPARVVAEAGSLRDGQAVLALPGGMRWVAQHDPEAYDPPRRFADELASPLLRPAIRWRHTHAFSEASDGTTRLTDTVDTTVPARALRPMFAYRHRQLADDLAAHRWAREHRPEPLTVAVSGSSGVVGTALTALLTTGGHRVLRLVRRTPRAEDERQWEPEAPAPDLLDGVDAVVHLAGASIAGRFTAEHKRRIRESRVGPTARLAELAARTGTGTFVTASAIGCYGFDRGDESLTEESPRGDGFLAEVVEDWESAAEPARAAGSRVVHVRTGIVQTAAGGVLRLMHPLFAAGLGGPLGGGEQWTSWIGIDDLIDVYYRALVDDRLRGPVNAVAPNPVRNREYSRTLGRVLRRPALLPTPSFAPRVVLGGEGARELALAGQRVVPRQLLAVRHPFRFRHLEPALRHALGRTAS; via the coding sequence ATGGGCTTGGTGCACTCCAGCATGATCGACGCGCCGATCGACGAGGTGTTCGCCTGGCACGGACGTCCGGGGGCGATCACCCGGCTGACTCCGCCGTGGGGGCCGGCGCGCGTGGTGGCCGAGGCCGGTTCGCTGCGCGACGGGCAGGCCGTGCTCGCGTTGCCGGGCGGGATGAGATGGGTGGCCCAGCACGATCCCGAGGCGTACGACCCACCCCGCCGGTTCGCCGACGAACTGGCCTCGCCCTTGCTGCGCCCGGCGATCCGGTGGCGGCACACCCATGCGTTCTCCGAAGCGAGCGATGGGACTACGCGGCTCACCGACACCGTCGATACGACCGTTCCGGCTCGCGCGCTGCGTCCGATGTTCGCCTACCGCCATCGCCAGCTCGCCGACGACCTGGCGGCGCACCGCTGGGCCCGCGAGCACCGGCCGGAGCCGCTGACCGTGGCGGTGTCCGGTTCCTCCGGCGTGGTCGGCACGGCGCTGACCGCTCTGCTCACCACCGGTGGCCACCGCGTGCTCCGGCTGGTCCGCCGCACTCCGCGAGCGGAGGACGAGCGGCAGTGGGAGCCCGAAGCACCGGCCCCGGACCTGCTCGACGGCGTCGACGCGGTGGTGCACTTGGCGGGCGCGTCGATCGCAGGGCGCTTCACCGCCGAGCACAAGCGGCGGATCCGCGAAAGCAGGGTGGGCCCCACCGCGCGGCTCGCCGAGCTCGCCGCGCGCACGGGGACCGGGACGTTCGTGACCGCATCGGCCATCGGCTGCTACGGGTTCGACCGGGGCGACGAGTCGCTGACCGAGGAGAGCCCTCGCGGTGACGGCTTCCTCGCCGAGGTCGTCGAGGACTGGGAGTCCGCCGCCGAACCCGCTCGAGCGGCGGGGTCGCGGGTGGTCCACGTCCGCACCGGCATCGTCCAGACCGCGGCGGGCGGAGTGCTGCGGCTGATGCACCCGCTGTTCGCCGCCGGGCTCGGCGGTCCGCTCGGTGGCGGCGAGCAGTGGACCTCCTGGATCGGCATCGACGATCTGATCGACGTCTACTACCGCGCGCTCGTCGACGACCGGCTGCGCGGGCCGGTCAACGCGGTCGCGCCCAACCCGGTGCGCAACCGCGAGTACAGCCGCACACTCGGTCGCGTGCTGCGCAGGCCCGCGCTGCTGCCCACACCGTCGTTCGCGCCCCGTGTCGTCCTGGGTGGAGAAGGGGCGCGTGAGCTGGCGCTGGCCGGCCAGCGCGTCGTTCCGCGCCAACTGCTGGCGGTTCGGCACCCGTTCCGCTTCCGCCACCTCGAACCGGCCCTGCGCCACGCCCTGGGGCGCACGGCTTCCTGA
- a CDS encoding RNA polymerase sigma factor, whose product MRPFEQIVADYGPVVLRVCRAVLGPVDAEDAWSETFLAALKAYPDLPGDANVEAWLVTIAHRKAIDATRARARGPVAVAAPPERPAATGRPEQWDGDLWAALRELPAKQRAAVAYHYLAGLPYKEIAAITGGSTDAARRAAADGIRRLRATYPLSTSDEGGTR is encoded by the coding sequence ATGAGACCTTTCGAGCAGATCGTGGCCGACTACGGGCCGGTGGTGCTGCGGGTGTGCCGCGCGGTGCTGGGGCCCGTGGACGCCGAGGACGCCTGGTCCGAGACGTTCCTCGCCGCGCTGAAGGCGTACCCGGACCTGCCGGGTGACGCCAACGTGGAGGCGTGGCTGGTCACGATCGCCCACCGCAAGGCCATCGATGCGACCAGGGCGCGGGCGCGCGGCCCGGTCGCGGTCGCGGCCCCGCCGGAACGCCCGGCCGCGACCGGGCGGCCCGAGCAGTGGGACGGCGACCTGTGGGCCGCGCTGCGGGAGCTTCCCGCCAAGCAGCGAGCCGCGGTCGCCTACCACTACCTGGCCGGCCTGCCCTACAAAGAGATCGCCGCGATCACCGGCGGCAGCACCGACGCCGCGCGCCGCGCCGCAGCCGATGGCATCCGGCGCCTGCGCGCCACCTACCCGCTGTCCACCAGCGACGAAGGAGGGACCCGATGA
- a CDS encoding GGDEF domain-containing protein, which yields MTPPDIALSREDGDDPPFTEIRRLISSGDDDAAARLAAQVADASGDPRVEGRALVLRLGSLFNLGRMAECPPLLDRAFETLDDVGDHALLGDLYALAAIIAVQDSLERCIRHLAHSARELEQVERPCIEAVNAWHNLAVTQSYVGFHAQAAVAAERAYETGQLIGLAPGDHALPEIAVRWAVSKDHQGDTEGCVRMLRGVLDTWGRRTAPTAMWCVEQYYYGYAAARLRALGEPAHADPALFAAEATGWEAADLRLLVSACTAVAEGRPRDALALLTDREVHPYTLGAAEICRVRAIAYQADGDFRAALAADREATRRSAADGEALRERLVAGARVQLDHEALTRIVGQYENEALTDPLTALPNRRHLHRRIAEADDRPAHAVVGVVDLDGFKAVNTVHGHLSGDLVLRRVAAILARTVRRGDFVARYGGDEFVVFLPGTDLVTAREIGARIASAVAAENWDALVVGTPVTVTVGWAALTDHRDLLSALDTADRAMLDRKSRVS from the coding sequence ATGACGCCCCCGGACATCGCGCTGTCGCGGGAAGACGGCGACGATCCGCCCTTCACCGAGATCAGGCGGCTGATCAGCAGTGGTGACGACGACGCGGCGGCGCGCCTGGCCGCCCAGGTTGCCGACGCGTCGGGGGACCCGCGGGTCGAGGGGCGGGCGCTCGTGCTGCGGCTGGGCTCGCTGTTCAACCTCGGCCGGATGGCCGAATGCCCGCCCCTGCTCGACCGCGCCTTCGAGACGCTCGACGACGTGGGCGATCACGCGCTGCTGGGCGATCTGTACGCGCTGGCGGCGATCATCGCGGTGCAGGACTCCCTGGAGCGCTGCATCCGCCACCTCGCGCACAGCGCCCGCGAGCTGGAGCAGGTGGAACGGCCCTGCATCGAGGCCGTCAACGCCTGGCACAACCTCGCCGTCACCCAGTCCTACGTCGGGTTCCACGCGCAGGCGGCGGTCGCCGCGGAGCGGGCCTATGAGACCGGCCAGCTCATCGGGCTGGCCCCCGGTGACCACGCGCTGCCGGAGATCGCGGTGCGCTGGGCGGTGTCGAAGGACCACCAGGGCGACACCGAGGGATGCGTGCGGATGCTGCGCGGTGTCCTCGACACCTGGGGCAGGCGCACCGCGCCCACCGCGATGTGGTGCGTGGAGCAGTACTACTACGGCTACGCGGCGGCACGGCTGCGCGCCCTCGGCGAGCCGGCGCACGCCGACCCCGCGCTGTTCGCGGCAGAGGCGACCGGCTGGGAGGCCGCCGACCTGCGCCTGCTGGTGAGCGCCTGCACCGCCGTCGCCGAAGGCAGGCCGCGGGACGCGCTCGCACTGCTGACCGACCGCGAGGTCCACCCCTACACGCTGGGGGCCGCCGAGATCTGCCGGGTGCGCGCCATCGCCTACCAGGCAGACGGCGACTTCCGCGCCGCCCTGGCCGCCGACCGGGAGGCGACCCGGCGTTCGGCGGCGGACGGCGAGGCACTGCGCGAACGCCTGGTCGCCGGCGCCCGGGTGCAGCTCGACCACGAGGCGCTGACCCGCATCGTCGGCCAGTACGAGAACGAGGCGCTGACCGACCCGCTGACCGCGCTGCCCAACCGCAGGCACCTGCACCGCCGGATCGCGGAGGCCGACGACCGGCCCGCGCACGCCGTGGTGGGTGTGGTGGACCTGGACGGGTTCAAAGCGGTCAACACCGTCCACGGCCACCTTTCGGGTGATCTGGTGCTGCGCAGAGTCGCCGCGATCCTCGCGCGAACGGTCCGCCGGGGCGACTTCGTCGCCCGTTACGGCGGTGACGAGTTCGTGGTGTTCCTCCCCGGAACAGACCTGGTCACCGCGCGCGAGATCGGCGCGCGGATCGCCTCTGCGGTCGCGGCCGAGAACTGGGACGCTCTGGTGGTCGGTACACCGGTGACGGTCACCGTCGGGTGGGCCGCGCTGACCGATCACCGGGACCTGCTGTCGGCACTGGACACCGCGGACCGCGCCATGCTCGACCGCAAGAGCCGGGTGTCCTGA
- a CDS encoding cryptochrome/photolyase family protein: MTTVIALFTRDLRVHDNPMLAAAAEAERVVPLFVLDEEIWRSRFASARRTRFLDESLTDLDANLRELGARLVLRRGALVDEVCRIAEEVDAAEVHISADVSGYAMRRQARLAEALSAQRRELRCHDEVVTVVAPGRVTPGGADKDHFTVFTPYLRRWLETGKRPLAGEPRRLRLPSRLAIGPRPAGGSADKTWPGGETEGRRRADRWLGGGVRAYHERHDDLAADATSQLSPYLHFGCLSARELADRAGRGEGPEAFVRQLAWRDFHHQVLAARPEAVREDYRPHGDRWHRDAEALRAWKDGRTGIPIVDAGMRQLLEQGWMHNRARLVTGSFLTKSLYLDWRAGAWHFFDHLVDGDIANNCLNWQWVAGTGTDTRPNRVLNPLRQADRYDPGGDYVRRWVPELAGLGAGDVHRPWRLGDDELGRLGYPPPIVDLDQARERFLALRQR, translated from the coding sequence ATGACGACGGTGATCGCGCTGTTCACCCGCGACCTGCGGGTGCACGACAACCCGATGCTGGCCGCCGCGGCGGAGGCCGAACGCGTGGTCCCGCTGTTCGTCCTGGACGAGGAGATTTGGCGCTCGCGCTTCGCGAGCGCCCGGCGGACGCGTTTCCTCGACGAGTCGCTGACCGACCTGGACGCGAACCTGCGCGAGCTCGGTGCGCGGCTGGTGCTGCGCCGCGGAGCGCTCGTCGACGAGGTGTGCCGGATCGCCGAGGAGGTCGACGCGGCCGAGGTCCACATCAGCGCCGACGTCAGCGGCTATGCGATGCGCAGGCAGGCCCGGCTGGCCGAGGCGCTGTCCGCCCAGCGCCGGGAGCTGCGCTGCCACGACGAGGTGGTCACCGTGGTCGCTCCGGGCCGGGTGACGCCCGGTGGAGCGGACAAGGACCACTTCACCGTCTTCACGCCGTACCTGCGCCGCTGGCTGGAAACCGGCAAGCGGCCGCTGGCCGGCGAGCCGCGACGGCTGCGGCTGCCATCCCGGCTGGCCATCGGGCCGCGCCCGGCCGGTGGCTCCGCGGACAAGACGTGGCCCGGTGGCGAAACCGAGGGACGTCGGCGCGCCGACCGCTGGCTCGGCGGCGGGGTGCGCGCCTACCACGAGCGCCACGACGACCTGGCCGCCGACGCGACCTCCCAGCTCTCGCCGTACCTGCACTTCGGCTGCCTCTCCGCCCGCGAGCTCGCCGACCGCGCGGGCCGCGGCGAGGGACCGGAGGCGTTCGTGCGGCAACTCGCGTGGCGGGACTTCCACCACCAGGTGCTGGCCGCCCGCCCCGAGGCGGTGCGCGAGGACTACCGACCGCACGGCGACCGCTGGCACCGCGACGCCGAAGCGCTGCGCGCGTGGAAGGACGGCCGCACCGGCATCCCGATCGTCGACGCGGGGATGCGCCAACTGCTCGAGCAGGGCTGGATGCACAACCGGGCACGGCTGGTCACCGGCAGCTTCCTGACCAAGTCGCTCTACCTCGACTGGCGCGCGGGCGCCTGGCACTTCTTCGACCACCTCGTCGACGGCGACATCGCCAACAACTGCCTGAACTGGCAGTGGGTCGCCGGCACCGGCACCGACACCCGCCCGAACCGGGTGCTCAACCCGCTCCGGCAGGCCGACCGGTACGACCCCGGCGGCGACTACGTCCGGCGCTGGGTACCGGAGCTGGCCGGGCTCGGCGCCGGCGACGTCCACCGCCCCTGGCGGCTCGGTGACGACGAGCTCGGCAGGCTCGGCTACCCGCCCCCGATCGTCGACCTGGACCAGGCCCGGGAGCGCTTCCTCGCCCTGCGCCAGCGGTGA
- a CDS encoding glycoside hydrolase family 1 protein encodes MWGLVFRGAVVGLVAALVSALSTAPASAADRSRSFYWGVASSGYQTEGSAPDSNWSRYVGAGGGEVDPYANATDFRHRYPEDIRLARDMGVNTYRFGVEWARVQPAPGVWDEAELAYYDDVVRRITDAGMTPMITLNHWVHPGWVADLGGWAEDRTVEDWLAFSAAIVQRYRGAGVLWVTINEPVVFLQREMEIGALDVFRLPRAQANVVRAHRRAYDLVHRIDPTGKVTSNQAFLSGFNAVTDLWFMDQVRDKLDFVGIDYYYGLALGNLSAIHAAWADFWKVRLQPEGIYDALRFYSDRYPGLPLYVVENGMPTDDAKPREDGYTRTAALRDTVFWVQRAKADGIDVIGYNYWSITDNYEWGSYRPRFGLYTVDALADPALTRRPTDAVGAYRQVIAEGGAPAGHELVQPPALCSLVDPLTSCLAPADPRGPRVPLGR; translated from the coding sequence ATGTGGGGTCTGGTCTTCCGGGGCGCGGTCGTGGGTCTGGTCGCCGCGCTGGTGTCGGCGCTGAGCACGGCGCCCGCGAGCGCCGCGGACCGGTCGCGGTCGTTCTACTGGGGCGTGGCGTCGTCCGGTTACCAGACCGAGGGATCGGCCCCGGACAGCAACTGGTCCAGGTACGTCGGCGCGGGCGGTGGCGAGGTCGATCCGTACGCCAACGCCACCGACTTCCGCCACCGCTACCCCGAAGACATCCGGCTGGCCCGGGACATGGGCGTCAACACCTACCGCTTCGGGGTGGAATGGGCCCGGGTGCAACCGGCCCCCGGGGTCTGGGACGAGGCAGAGCTGGCGTACTACGACGACGTGGTGCGGCGGATCACCGACGCCGGGATGACGCCCATGATCACGCTCAACCACTGGGTCCACCCGGGCTGGGTGGCCGACCTGGGAGGCTGGGCCGAGGACCGGACGGTCGAGGACTGGCTCGCCTTCAGCGCCGCGATCGTGCAGCGCTACCGGGGAGCCGGAGTGCTGTGGGTGACGATCAACGAGCCGGTCGTCTTCCTGCAGCGGGAGATGGAGATCGGCGCGCTCGACGTGTTCCGGCTGCCCCGGGCGCAGGCCAACGTGGTGCGGGCGCACCGGCGGGCCTACGACCTGGTCCACCGCATCGACCCGACCGGGAAGGTCACCAGCAACCAGGCGTTCCTGTCGGGCTTCAACGCCGTGACCGACCTGTGGTTCATGGACCAGGTGCGCGACAAGCTCGACTTCGTCGGCATCGACTACTACTACGGCCTCGCGCTGGGCAACCTCAGCGCGATCCACGCGGCATGGGCGGACTTCTGGAAGGTGCGGTTGCAGCCCGAGGGCATCTACGACGCGCTGCGCTTCTACTCCGACCGCTATCCAGGTCTGCCGCTCTACGTCGTGGAGAACGGGATGCCGACCGACGACGCCAAGCCGCGGGAGGACGGCTACACCCGCACGGCTGCCCTGCGCGACACGGTTTTCTGGGTGCAGCGGGCGAAGGCCGACGGGATCGACGTCATCGGCTACAACTACTGGAGCATCACGGACAACTACGAGTGGGGCAGCTACCGGCCGCGCTTCGGTCTGTACACAGTGGACGCGCTCGCGGATCCGGCGCTCACGCGCAGGCCGACCGACGCCGTCGGCGCCTACCGGCAGGTGATCGCCGAGGGCGGCGCCCCGGCCGGGCACGAGCTGGTCCAGCCGCCCGCGTTGTGCTCGCTCGTCGACCCGCTGACCAGTTGCCTGGCGCCCGCCGACCCGCGCGGCCCGCGTGTCCCGCTGGGCCGATGA
- a CDS encoding serine/threonine-protein kinase produces the protein MELVVALVSRLLSWLRWSVVPGTCPGGWTWATAACGAVFACLPLAGAVVVALVRRWTGNAYSPRTVVPFAAVGVVFGAVLPLAAFTAVARLYEQAAAGTVPAGLRSADVASMGNSHCVLPPELDYLGTPTALLDEVTNTAAPLRLAAYGATLVLPLLSLLVVRVQAVLAFRRGPLWPARLLWLPFAVFAVLSTWLSANTAALLWLGFLPAALVGCVLVRLVGAPRLGVLHPEPRPEAPPRVPPSRPARSRTAVQPAPAAERPLTAAEPPLTAAAPPMVTQRHPPSEQPPDVPAGAGGHRFRRIRRLGHGGFGSVWLAMDDQLGRMVAVKIANTDDEVSVQRTLREARALAAVNHPNCVHVYDVVDDETGLAIVMEYIRGQGLSDLVTTGGPLTDVAAARLWTTLAGALAAAHEQGVLHRDIKPSNVIVDGSGAPHLIDFGIARAQGDVTLTSPGTMVGTPDYLAPETATGTATTPASDAWQLAATVSYALTGEPPRGRRESQMSALMAAAHAAPCTRLPGRSAHRGLLLAALDADPAARPGLALVQEELQRWLARGHLAATGPVTEQVSR, from the coding sequence GTGGAGCTCGTCGTCGCGCTGGTGAGCCGGTTGCTGTCCTGGCTTCGCTGGTCGGTCGTGCCCGGCACCTGCCCGGGCGGCTGGACGTGGGCGACCGCCGCGTGCGGCGCAGTCTTCGCGTGCCTGCCGCTGGCCGGTGCGGTGGTTGTCGCCCTGGTCCGCAGGTGGACCGGGAACGCCTACTCACCCCGCACCGTCGTGCCCTTCGCCGCGGTGGGCGTGGTCTTCGGGGCGGTGCTGCCGTTGGCGGCCTTCACCGCCGTCGCGCGGCTCTACGAGCAGGCCGCGGCGGGCACCGTGCCCGCCGGGCTGCGCAGCGCCGACGTCGCCTCGATGGGCAACTCCCACTGCGTCCTGCCGCCCGAGCTCGACTACCTCGGCACGCCCACCGCGCTGCTCGACGAGGTCACCAACACGGCGGCCCCGCTGCGCCTGGCCGCCTACGGCGCCACGCTGGTGCTGCCGCTGCTGTCGTTGCTGGTGGTGCGGGTGCAGGCGGTGCTGGCGTTCCGGCGGGGGCCGCTGTGGCCCGCCCGCCTGCTGTGGCTGCCGTTCGCGGTGTTCGCCGTCCTCAGCACCTGGTTGAGCGCCAACACCGCGGCGCTGCTGTGGCTGGGCTTCCTGCCCGCCGCCCTGGTGGGCTGCGTGCTGGTCCGGCTGGTCGGTGCGCCGAGGCTGGGAGTCCTGCACCCGGAGCCGAGGCCGGAGGCACCGCCGCGCGTGCCGCCGTCCCGGCCGGCACGGTCGAGGACCGCCGTCCAGCCGGCGCCGGCAGCCGAACGGCCGCTGACGGCCGCCGAGCCGCCGCTGACGGCCGCCGCGCCGCCGATGGTCACGCAGCGCCACCCGCCCTCGGAGCAGCCGCCCGACGTGCCGGCCGGCGCCGGGGGACACCGCTTCCGCCGCATCCGGCGGCTCGGCCACGGCGGCTTCGGGTCGGTGTGGCTGGCCATGGACGACCAGCTGGGGCGGATGGTCGCGGTGAAGATCGCCAACACCGACGACGAGGTGTCGGTGCAGCGGACGCTGCGCGAGGCCCGGGCGCTGGCGGCGGTCAACCACCCCAACTGCGTGCACGTCTACGACGTGGTCGACGACGAGACCGGCCTGGCCATCGTCATGGAGTACATCCGGGGCCAGGGGCTCTCGGATCTGGTCACCACGGGCGGGCCGCTGACCGACGTCGCTGCCGCACGGCTGTGGACGACCCTGGCGGGCGCGCTGGCCGCCGCGCACGAACAGGGCGTGCTGCACCGCGACATCAAACCGTCCAACGTGATCGTCGACGGCTCCGGCGCACCGCACCTGATCGACTTCGGCATCGCGCGGGCGCAGGGCGACGTGACGCTGACCTCGCCGGGCACGATGGTCGGCACGCCCGACTACCTGGCTCCCGAGACCGCCACCGGCACCGCGACGACCCCGGCCTCCGACGCCTGGCAGCTGGCCGCAACGGTCAGCTACGCCCTGACCGGCGAGCCGCCCAGGGGCAGGCGGGAGAGCCAGATGTCGGCGCTGATGGCCGCCGCGCACGCCGCGCCCTGCACCCGGTTGCCCGGACGCAGCGCGCATCGCGGCCTGCTACTGGCGGCGCTGGACGCAGACCCCGCGGCACGTCCCGGGCTGGCGTTGGTGCAGGAGGAGCTTCAGCGGTGGCTGGCACGCGGCCACCTCGCCGCGACCGGTCCGGTGACCGAGCAGGTGTCCAGGTAG
- a CDS encoding 2OG-Fe(II) oxygenase, with product MNDRTAFADRVDQADWDAVYAEIDDYGCALLPRLLTSDEAAEIARLYDDPERFRTTVDMGRHRFGKGEYRYFREPFPQVVAELRSALYRRLLPVARDWNTRLGRDARWPDTLEEWLAECHRAGQSKPTPILLRYDAGGWNALHRDLYGDKVFPLQVVVNLGEPGVDHTGGEFLLVEQRPRAQSRGTSTLIPHGRGLVFTTRDRPVRSARGWSAAPVRHGVSAVRSGRRHTLGLVFHDAA from the coding sequence ATGAACGACCGGACCGCATTCGCCGACCGCGTCGACCAGGCGGACTGGGACGCGGTGTACGCCGAGATCGACGACTACGGGTGCGCGCTGCTCCCGCGGCTGCTCACCTCGGACGAAGCCGCCGAGATCGCCCGGCTCTACGACGATCCCGAGCGCTTCCGGACGACCGTCGACATGGGCAGGCACCGCTTCGGGAAGGGCGAGTACCGCTACTTCCGAGAGCCCTTCCCGCAGGTGGTGGCCGAGCTCCGCAGCGCGTTGTACCGGCGGTTGCTACCGGTGGCCCGCGACTGGAACACCAGGCTCGGACGCGACGCGCGGTGGCCCGACACGCTTGAGGAGTGGCTGGCCGAGTGCCACCGCGCGGGCCAGTCGAAGCCGACGCCGATCCTGCTGCGCTACGACGCGGGCGGGTGGAACGCGCTGCACCGCGACCTCTACGGCGACAAGGTCTTCCCGCTGCAGGTCGTGGTCAACCTCGGCGAGCCGGGCGTCGACCACACCGGCGGTGAGTTCCTGCTCGTCGAGCAGCGCCCGCGCGCGCAGTCCCGGGGCACCTCGACGTTGATCCCGCACGGACGCGGGCTGGTGTTCACCACCCGGGACCGGCCGGTGCGCTCGGCGCGCGGCTGGTCGGCCGCCCCGGTGCGCCACGGCGTCTCGGCGGTGCGCTCCGGACGCAGGCACACCCTGGGCCTGGTCTTCCACGACGCGGCCTGA
- a CDS encoding methylated-DNA--[protein]-cysteine S-methyltransferase — protein sequence MTSSSDPGAERLFASLPPNDDDAHARLHARLVEAAQREGVLDIGYRTIDSPVGPLLLAATEAGLVRVAYAREDHDGVLAGLAAAVSPRILNAPARLDAVARQLDEYFARTRQHFDLRLDLRLSKGFRRQVLAHLPEIGYGRTESYAQVATASGSPKAVRAVGTACATNPLPIVVPCHRVVRSDGSFGGYVGGPETKRALLDLEGVA from the coding sequence ATGACGAGCTCGTCGGACCCCGGGGCCGAACGACTGTTCGCTTCGCTGCCCCCGAACGACGACGACGCCCACGCACGCCTGCACGCCCGGCTGGTCGAGGCCGCGCAGCGGGAGGGTGTCCTGGACATCGGCTACCGCACGATCGACAGCCCGGTCGGGCCGCTGCTGCTGGCGGCCACCGAGGCGGGGCTCGTGCGCGTCGCCTACGCCCGCGAGGACCACGACGGGGTGCTCGCCGGGCTCGCCGCGGCCGTGAGCCCGCGGATCCTCAACGCACCGGCACGCCTGGATGCCGTCGCACGGCAGCTCGACGAGTACTTCGCCCGCACGCGCCAGCACTTCGACCTGCGCCTGGACCTGCGCCTGTCGAAGGGCTTCCGCCGCCAGGTGCTCGCGCACCTGCCGGAGATCGGCTACGGGCGCACCGAGAGCTACGCGCAGGTGGCCACCGCTTCGGGCAGCCCGAAGGCCGTCCGCGCGGTCGGCACCGCGTGCGCGACCAACCCGCTGCCGATCGTGGTGCCCTGCCATCGGGTCGTCCGCTCCGACGGCTCGTTCGGCGGCTACGTCGGCGGACCCGAGACCAAGCGAGCGCTGTTGGACCTGGAGGGAGTGGCATGA